TAAAACACTGCAGTACACTTGAAagattacttttgctgcttgttcaaactatttatttaaaatgagttgaaacaacacaattctgaatatttttgggggacaacttaagagttgtatgttcaatccacttaaatttgtaaaaatgcttAAATTGGCTTAATTTGTGATGGGGCACAATTTGTGTGgaaccattttttacagtgtaatcttCATTTTAGTTACAAATTATTGGggaatttttataaatatacacaaattttttatattgttgctgcttgttccaactacttatctaaaatgagctgaaacaacacaattattgaaatttttttggggacaactcaattgttttatgatcaatccacttaaatttgttaacttaattgatttgtgttgggacaacaagcataatttgtgtggaaccctgcatttatatgtgtgtgtgtgtgtgtgtgtgtgtgtgtgtgtgtgtgtgtgtgtgtgtgtgtgtgtgtgtgtgtgtgtatgtatgtatatatatatatatatatatatatatatatatatatatatatatatatatatatatatatatatatatatatatatatatatataattttattttattttttatttatttacttgttatttttttttgcacaagtaGGTTGTTATTGTAACTGTTACTCAAAACAGAGAACCAAATGCTTCATGCACTTGCAAGAGTCTGACTTCCTCCAGTTTTTGACCTACATGAAAATAGACCATCTGCAAAAACATCTCTCGCTGTTTCTGCTGTTGTGGTTTTCATGTACGTGGGCGGTGAGAAAAGAGCTATTCATATACGGTAAATGTCGTCATATCAAATTACTGGAAAATAGCACTATCAACATAAAAGATCATGCTTGGCGCCTTATTAAGCCCGCCACTGGCATGTGGGATATCAGGCAAACTTCTGAGCACATTATCTTTCAGATTTTTTAAGAATGAATGAGCTGATCTTGATCACTTCCAAAGGTTATTATAGGCCTCAGAGACATCAGAGACATATGACTTGCCGATGATAAACTTGCGTGAGTCAGAAATGAAGAAACGGTCATAATGAGAAAGGTTAAAGTTTGCTTCACTTCTGCATATCCCACAAATAATGACTTTTGTGCAAGTTTGAACAAAAGGCTTACAAAGCGAGACGTAACATGTCTTGTACTAACATTTTGCAAGCGGCAAAAGTATTTAAGATATCcaaaaatttacagtaattcacTATTTTCTCTCCCTGAACCGTTatgtgtttctttattctgttcaacacacacaaaaattatattttgaagaaagctgaaaacctgtaaccatcaacGTCTATAGTGGAAATAACAAATATGGAagtcaggttttcagctttctttaaaacacctttttttgtgtgtgtgttcaacagaataaagaaactcataaagggtcAGGGAGAGAAAATAGTGAATGAATTTTAATGACAAGTAAAAAGCGATTACTTCAGAAAAGGGAGTAAATCCATTGCCTTAAAGGTGACAAGTTGATTTTGCATGAATGAGTCAAGTCTGTTGTGTTACGTTcacttaacttaatttatttaattccgCACAGTTCATCTACTAAATGAtttaagtcaatgggtttactcagtTCTTTAAAGTCAAGtcaactaatatttttttacagtgtaaaagttaaataaatgatgACCGAATTGATAGTTTTGGGTTTTAAATctctttaaataatatataactttCTTTTATCAAGCTATTTCACctcaaacatttttcactttttatttggcATTATTCTGTGTACTTAAAACGTCACTAAAGTCACTAGAGTCACTAAAGAAAAATCATAGATAGTGAAAATCATCATATTAAATGATACAATCTCAAGAGTATttgggtttttctttttttatggtggaagcaaatgtagatttgtttgATGATTACATTGTCATACAACCATCTTGAGGTTCAGTTCAGTTCTTAATTTTGATCattaggtgaactatccttttaaataatatatactaTCCATATGTTAAGCTAATTCGACCCCAAACGAATGCTCAAGAGTATTtaagtttttcttgtttttcccTCTTTCTTTTTTATGGCAGCAACAAATGAAGATGTGTTTGATgattacattgtattttattacattgAATTGTATACTTTACGTTGTATAACTGGACTGACATAGTTTCAATTACTATGTTAAGTTACTTtgactttcccagagatgggttgtggctggaagggtatccgctgtgtaaaaacgggctggataagttggcggttcattctgctgtggcgactcctgattaataaaaggactaagccgaaaagcaaatgaaatgaagctgctttgacataatctacactGTAAGAGCACTATTTAAATGAagataaatttaattgaatacaTTGCCATACAAGCAACCTTGAGATTTAAAACAgttcagaattttcatttttgggtgaactatccctttaaataatgtataagatcccttttaatttgcattttgtattttatttgtgagCTATTCAGGTATTATTCTGTGTAATTAAAATATCTGAGATCTCGAAAGAAAATAGATAAATTATGAAAACCATCATGCTAgattacatttacttttttgtaATGGCAGCAGCACAGAACATGTCAGACCTGATTATAATGTTATACAAGCATCTCAAGCTTCGGTTCAGTATGTGATgtcagaaatgtcatttttgtgtgaactaaccctttaagaatGTCATatcaatgaaatgaaataaagtcAAATGGCACTCACAGTTTCCCACTGAACACAAGCAGCAGCGCCAAAATAATCGCAATAGGAATCGCCAACAGAACGAAATAGTACTGTTCTGGAGACTGTGGAGATTCGACCCCCCATTCAACACTGTCACTCCATTCGCTCCACATAGAGGGGAACCACTCTGGATTCACAGCAACCTGAACATCTGCAACATGTTGCAGTCCTGGTTGCAGTTTTTCACTGAGGATCACCATTGATTGCTGGTTCTGCTGCAGGGTGTAAATGTTCTCCTTTCggggaataaaaaaatacaaataagcaTTGGATGTTTTGGATACattggaaaaaaaagtgttaactgcatttaaaaaaaatatgatctaCCTTCTCTGGGGAGCTTTTAGATAGTACTCTTACTCTGTAGATCAACTTTTCGTACAGAACGTTATCTGTATAAGCCACATCCCAAGTGAGGTTAAAACCACCGTCAATGTTCCTAATTGTGAGGTTGAATGGTTGCTTTGGTTTAgctgtaaaaaattaaaagaaaagcacTGTTAGTGGATGCCATCAAACATGCATTAAGTAAATGAGACCTGAAGAAATCTGAAATAGCAATGAAACTTTGACCTAAGAAAGGTTTTGATGCTagattacatacatacatacatacatacatacatacatacatacatacatacatacatacatacatacatacatacatacatacatacatagtatACACATATATAAGATCCTGCACTGTTTCCTTTACAAATCAGTGAAGTACATTTTTTGATCTTGTTACTCAAGATATTCTTCGTCAACTGAACCTCAAGATGCTCATTTTCATATCGTAAGGGAAAATATGATCATCAGGTCTTACACATCCTTAAAAGCcaaattattaatcatttaaaatgatataagATTAATATATAAGATTTGTCACTAATGATGTCTGACTTTCTCTAAATTATGTCTAATAtctctaaaacaaacaaaaataaataaattgctagaTTTGGATCATTTGGACAACAACAGCTTGATAAAAGCGCTATTTAGCCATAAAAGTTCATCATTGTAGCTTACAGGGattgttcacacaaaactgaaaatactGATATTAGTCACTTGTCACAGACCTGCTTGTTTTTTTCCCTGCTAAACCAAAAgtaattttgaagaatgttaaaaacctgtaactattgacttccatagctttTGCTTTTCCTGCTGTGATTACAGAtgtctaacattctttaaaatatattctttcgtgttcaactgaaaaaaaagaatctcttaaatgtttgaaaccacttgagtgtgagtagaTTTTCATTTAGGGTCTTAAAATGTACCTCATAGTagcttgcagaaaaaaaaatactctggGACATACCCTTTTAAAAGGGATTAACATTGTTTAGATATAACACACAAATCAGGAGTAGTAACTTGTAAATAACTTTAAGGCACTAAACAATTTTTCtctgcccagcaggcacaggacattaacatgacgtcatgttgacgttaTACCCCAATGTCATAGGGattttgaattttgtttggaaatgtaaatcgggttgacatcagaactcaacattaggccaacgtcaatgtccaacaacAAACCTAAAAGTCAACCAAAtgcctaatgatgttacagcttttGTCGTGTGGATCACTATGAGGTCCATCAGACAtttgattttggttgccatacctgacaaataaatgtcggTATTTGACGTcgatatgatgttggtttaagatgttggcttgacattgcattttggttactgtccaacacaacctaaaaatcaaccaaatatcaacgtcaattCACAACGTTAatggacgtcaaaataatgtaGTCCttggacgctggctagacattgaattttggtcacctgatatcatatcctaaatctaacctattattagcattttataaagatttgtgtgcctgctggactgTTTATAGTCCGACTTtcaaaaaatgttaaatcaagaagcattttatagaatTTTGAAGTTGTGTGCTTTTCCTTACACTCAAATTACAATGAGTTGAAGGAACACACTTGTTgagtttttatgaaaaaaaaaaaaaaactgtttatatgaaaattgaattgttttatgtttaatccacttaaatttgtatgtAAATTGTtgaaaataagttaacttaattcctttgtgTTGACCTAACACAAATCAGTTGTGTTGAACCCAGCTTTTCTTTTCAGTGTACAAAAAGTAAAATCTTAGTTTTGGATTAGAATAATATGCTATTACTTgcccattgacagattatttagcttttttttttttttttttttaaagagaaacctaatatttctaaaaacagagcattttacatgtctagatcagagatgcctaaactagggcctgcaggccaaagttAGCCCATTTTAACTTTTGATTTTGCCCCTACTCctatctgagaagagagtgagaatgatgggcATGGCTAAGGTATTTTACAGCGATTATCGtttctaatttaatgtaacatttacatttgtttgtttttgttgagctacaaaaaaagctaactgaaatgaaatgctgTAACATAaccagattttaaaaaaatataaatactgaCACTCATCAGATACAGGCCAATGCAGCTTGACTAGTATAACTGCcttctgttataaattagattgttttgttttactgtactaacttaattttataattaaaaatatatatatagtatattagtttatataaatCAATGagttatttttatatctataaaataaataaattaggaaattacccatggcaacttgtGTAATTTCAAATCACcaaatgtaatacagtttggtatatttaaaaggattcaaatcaattcaaattTGGTTTTTGGCATTTCATAAGAagaggtttgggcacccctggtctagattaTGCATttctagatatttggactaccAAAAAATGCAAGAAAAGCATATTTTGCAGCAAACTATTCTACCATTTCGTCTCAAAATGTGTGGCGTTAAAGTAGAGTAAGGAACGTACTAGATTTGTATAAAACGATATTTTTAGAGTATCTCTGAGTTGGGATCTCCATATCGCCTTCTTTGTCCATTTGTGTTACAGTGATGAAGCAGTTGGTATCGAAAGACATGATCGACTCCAGTTCATAGGGCTCCATAGTGCACCAGGACTGTGGTGATCTGATGCTGCAGCTTCCATTGACAGTTGAAAACTCATCCCTGCAAGATGCGCATACATCGATCAATACATGCAATCTACACAAAGGTTTCAGCAACAAGATTCACACAGTGTGCAACACTCAAAGTAAGAAGCGGATGTTCTAGATTTGTGTACCTGCAACTGGCCACAACATCACATGAAGCTGTTCCTGTCAAGTCAGAAGCAGAGCAGTTGAGCGCTGAGATGAAGTCTGTGGTGCAGTTCACACTGCATGCAGCATCATCTGCAAAGAGGAAATGTGGTCAGTCGAGCTACAGAGAAACAGAAGCGTTTCTTCTCAATGCGGCACCTGTATAGGTCAAAGCTCACGTatgttgttgattttatttagaGAGGAGCTTGTTTGGAAATGCTTGAAagaaaaagttgactcaactcaaaattgtaaggcaacttgcagcagagctttttttttaagttgactcaaaaatgattcaaaaatgtcctgaaaatGTCTACCgtcaaattttaagttgagtctactcttcttttttttacagtgtttagttgaagtcagaattattagccccgtttatttattttttctcaatttctgtttaacggagagaagattttttcaacacatttctaatcataatagttttaataactcatctctaataactgatttattttatctttaccatgatgacagtaaataatatatgactagacattttcaagacacttctatacagcttaaagtgacatttaaaggcttaactaggttaattatgttacctgggcaggttagggtaattaggcaagttattgtgtgaagatggtttgttctgtagacaatcaaaaaatatatagcttaaaggggctaataattttgtccttaaaatggtgtttaaaaaaattaaaaactgcttttattctagctgaaataaaacaaataagactttctccagaagaaaaaaatattatcagacatgctgtgaaaatttccttactctgttaaaaatcatttgagaaatatgtaaaaaagaaaaacaaattcaaagggggctaataattctgacaaacTGTATATGTGATTATTATTAGAGGTTATTAGGATTATGCTTTGATTTTTTAGAAACCAAATGTGCTGCAATAGATGTAGACTTACAGCACTGTAGAAGTCCACAAACAACAAGCAAGAATGTGGCTCGCCATGAAGCCATCATGGAGGAAGAGGGAAAGAAACTGTGGTCAGCCCTGCTCAAATGCATTGTACAGAGGCCACATGCACACTGCAAGGAAAGTAAACACGTAATTTTAAAGCATTGGTTTGGTTCAAATAAGTGTGTCGGGTTTTATCATGTATAAATTAATAAgtctaaataatattttcaaattaaatttaattctatATTATGAGTAATTTAATACATCAACTTAACtcaaaaacaacataaatacccccaaaaaataataataattaatttactcattttccttgagcttagtccctttattcatctggggttgccacagtggaatgaaccgccaactcatcaatcatatgttttacacagcggatgactttccagctgcaacccatcactgggaaacacccatacacactcatgcaaacacatacactacggacaatttagtttatttattcacctaacgcatgtctttggattgtgggtaaagcggagcacccggaggaaatccacatgaacagggagaacattcaaactccacacagaaatgccaactgaccagcgaacttcttgctgttatgcgacagtcctaaccactgagccacagtgtcaccattaaataataatacatatgcaAGCTACATATACAGcctaaactaatataaatatacagatgTGGACAAAATCGTTGGGAccctttcattaaaaaaaaaaaaaaaaagcaacagcgCTGAAATACCTTAAAAAAGTAATGAATAATCAAAAACGACTACAAAATATGCCTTTAAATTGTGGTTCAACTGAAGCGTTAATGAAGACAAACTGAAACTGCTCTGGACAAAAACAGTACCAGCATCTGTACATTCATACATACGcatacatttttgattattttagcttaaagtatcttttaaaataaacagaGAAGTCTTAAATCTTACCTTAATAATATTCCCATTGAACCAATTTACAAGAATGAATATCCAAAATGATCCAGTTTATAATCAAATAGCAGTTGTGCATAGCATGGTGACATTTACACTGTGTCAATCTGCCCATCTACACGCACAGTCAGAGAGCTTGTGAAGAAAGACTGAGTGGATGTGGTTGTGGTAAAGCAGGCGCATACTAGGCTCCGCCTCCATGAGACCAACTAAGGACTTTCCTGTTGTGTAGACGTGACTCTTCGGGGGCTTGATAAAAGAAAAATGCAGCGTCAAGATGTTCACATTTCAGATTACTGTAACATAGAAATGATGACCTGGCATGAAATTGAAACTATAAATAAAGTCAGTGATGATGTTTGTGATTTTATAATGCTGAAATAAACAAACtattacaaaaatattagccctcctgtgattttccctttctttttcatatatttcctaaattatgtttaacagcggaagacaatttcacagtatttcccattatattctttcttctggagaaagagttgtgttttatttggctagaatgaaagatgctttaatttttgaaccatttttggtcaatattattagcccccttaagcaatgttatattttttgattgtctacagaaggGGTTCCcgaacttttcagcccacgacccctaaaataacaatgttagtgACTTGTGACCCCCAAAATCCTcttaggtggttataaatatgcaAGCGTTGCACATACAACAATAGGAACTACAAAACATTAGCATATTGACAACAGaaacaagtctattcttggtttaattttggagactgctATAatcagagatcatcctcaatgttcagttgtggtctgtattaatatttaatgtatttgactgccataaaggtgtcagagaGTTTACCCTGGTGCTATAATATCAATTTGctgcagctgacgctattgctgagttgttaatctaacgtaaacacacTAATCTTgtgaaaaaaagtaatttaagggCTGACggattttcatttgcatgttgttgcttttttctactattttatcttctgtgggttatggataaaataaagTGATTCTTATAGTTTAAGAAAACtgtttgacttttggaaatcaccaagcgacccggTCAATGTCCCGCAACCCTCCAGAgcgtcccgacccccactttgcgAACCagttggctgcgtccgaaaccgcctactactcattaggtactgcatttgaatttaaacttactactcagccgttagaaaagtatgttctataaagtatgaatgtgaaaagtacgAATGGAAGTCGGACGTACTACacctgccattttgtcatggtcatgtgacctacctgcgtcatttgcactgcttcacttccattcataaatTGGCTTGCGGGGCATCATAGGATAGAGCAGCGTGCAtggaatgcgcacttcagaatctcgctggaagttaTAAGTCATCCggatacttctcgcatactgattttcgaattctatgaattcggacatactactcggcttgcatactgattttagcttactgtatagtatggaagtatgcagtttcggacaatattatctggatgcagcctttatgatgcaggctgagattgcatcactcagcgatgcaatgtcagacacaatgcactcaatggagtgagtgacgtcagtGTGAccggtagggttaggggtggcgttaggtgagcacattaaaaagcattggatgcagctcacaTTGCACTgtaccgagtctgcagccagacccctctttTTTTCGGTTCTTCTTCTTGGTTTTATGGAGCGTTGTGAACCAACTTTAGAGGTGCATATCATCACCTACTGTGATGGAGTGTGAAAAGACTGAACTTTAATTTCTATTATAAGAATTAAAAGTTCTATTTTATAATCCACTATAATTGAATCTTATAATTGCCTTAATTTGTCTCCCTGAATTTAAACCATCTTTTAAAAAACCTTTTATTAAGAAATCCTGATATCCTAAGGTATGCAATTCCTCTTTAAGATTtctcttttcatttttatatgcTTTGCatggaaccactggtctacagaacaaactacatGACCTCACATGGGTTCCTGGTTGCAaaaaaaagaccggttgcaaCAGCAAAAATGGATGGCGAATTTGAAAAATAGAAAACATagctttt
This portion of the Danio rerio strain Tuebingen ecotype United States chromosome 3, GRCz12tu, whole genome shotgun sequence genome encodes:
- the il21r.1 gene encoding interleukin 21 receptor, tandem duplicate 1 precursor; the encoded protein is MHLSRADHSFFPSSSMMASWRATFLLVVCGLLQCYDAACSVNCTTDFISALNCSASDLTGTASCDVVASCRDEFSTVNGSCSIRSPQSWCTMEPYELESIMSFDTNCFITVTQMDKEGDMEIPTQRYSKNIVLYKSTKPKQPFNLTIRNIDGGFNLTWDVAYTDNVLYEKLIYRVRVLSKSSPEKENIYTLQQNQQSMVILSEKLQPGLQHVADVQVAVNPEWFPSMWSEWSDSVEWGVESPQSPEQYYFVLLAIPIAIILALLLVFSGKLGGIKKLTFQHIPSPQEYFTPLYHTYQGDFKKWVGPVLTFNNFDVLEKSTLLQVLCEKQQNQSPEEPANNQSGERDFGQEGQSASKLYFLENSSQEHSGGHISIDTVTVSDQEGIMGDWSGNSRRQSLDGFVNANQRAPEIDQPLQRAASGSLQGSDFDWHLQEHDLENMEQVSLDSYSSNEQSDDGYPQMGLDLDTIDSGFLESECSSPSAFDGNEQIETASLDGVEGSHSNYVKQWVAFTAVQVEAHSSGN